One region of Mucilaginibacter gotjawali genomic DNA includes:
- a CDS encoding S41 family peptidase: MKMLLKSLVITIVAVVSAAGVYAQSQNDYARKISPELLKQDFLVLRDSLQNLHAGLYRYKSESEMNAMFDRCYKQLDHPMTETDFFAIVSSLVSSIEDGHTECFLPQDMIKAIIAGVKVFPVQPKYIGDKAYVPCDTKEFPAGTEIVKIDDQPVNEIRKHLFSLLSSDGSIATEKYVKINDGHDPFSYLYFVVYGEKADFKITYKTSAGVLAEKILPAALFPNMECAPERATVNQYLSLEYKPGGIAIMTLKTFANEYLERTKENFEKFLAASFRDLKEKKISKLIIDLRENGGGEDTNGLLLYRYLADHPFHYYASLNSAKHVITDHPNLAVQQPEDNNFTGKVEFLIGGKSFSGAAEFSSIARTNSRGAFIGEETAGGYYGNTSGSKKALILPNTKIRVNIPLTRYVMAVKKVKYKDRGIIPDYTIVPTIHDYLGHEDVQMNFALGLINK; encoded by the coding sequence AAATGCTTTTAAAAAGCCTCGTTATCACCATAGTGGCAGTGGTATCGGCAGCAGGCGTGTACGCACAATCGCAAAATGATTATGCCAGGAAAATTAGCCCTGAATTGCTAAAGCAGGACTTCCTGGTATTGAGGGATTCGCTTCAAAACCTTCACGCAGGGCTGTACCGGTATAAATCGGAAAGCGAAATGAATGCGATGTTTGACCGCTGCTATAAGCAGCTGGATCACCCGATGACTGAAACTGATTTTTTTGCCATCGTAAGCAGCCTGGTAAGCAGCATTGAAGACGGGCATACCGAATGCTTTTTGCCGCAGGACATGATAAAAGCCATCATAGCCGGTGTTAAAGTTTTCCCGGTACAACCAAAATACATTGGCGACAAGGCATATGTTCCCTGCGATACCAAAGAATTTCCGGCAGGAACCGAGATCGTTAAAATAGACGATCAACCGGTTAACGAAATACGAAAACATTTATTCAGCCTTTTATCCTCAGACGGCAGTATAGCAACCGAAAAGTATGTAAAGATCAATGATGGGCACGATCCGTTTTCCTATTTGTATTTTGTTGTTTATGGCGAAAAAGCGGATTTTAAAATAACTTATAAAACTTCTGCCGGTGTGTTGGCAGAAAAAATACTTCCGGCGGCGCTTTTTCCCAATATGGAATGTGCACCGGAAAGAGCCACCGTTAATCAATATCTGAGCCTTGAATATAAGCCTGGTGGCATTGCAATAATGACGCTTAAAACCTTTGCAAATGAATATCTGGAAAGGACAAAAGAGAATTTTGAAAAATTTCTTGCGGCTTCCTTCAGGGACCTGAAAGAAAAGAAAATAAGCAAATTGATCATCGACCTGCGCGAAAACGGAGGCGGAGAAGATACCAACGGCCTGCTGTTGTATCGTTACCTTGCTGACCATCCTTTTCACTATTATGCATCGCTGAATTCGGCCAAACACGTCATAACCGATCACCCAAATTTGGCTGTACAACAGCCGGAGGACAATAATTTTACCGGTAAAGTGGAATTCCTGATCGGTGGGAAAAGTTTTTCGGGCGCTGCAGAGTTTTCTTCAATCGCCAGAACTAATTCCAGGGGCGCATTTATCGGGGAAGAGACGGCCGGTGGATATTACGGCAATACCTCAGGCAGTAAAAAAGCCCTCATTCTGCCAAATACAAAGATCCGTGTTAATATTCCGCTAACCAGGTATGTTATGGCGGTTAAAAAGGTAAAATATAAAGACCGCGGGATAATTCCTGATTATACCATCGTGCCTACCATACATGATTACCTCGGTCATGAAGATGTTCAAATGAATTTTGCACTCGGATTAATAAACAAATAA
- a CDS encoding REP-associated tyrosine transposase, with the protein MSRNASTDELYFVTLTVVDWIDVFTRRDYSDFIIKNLAWCQQHTNLNIYAYVIMTNHIHMVANVTDGSLGEVLGRFKSHTSKKLFEMIANNTQESRREWMIRAFERAGKYNPLNEKHQFWQNGNYPVFLYSPAVIEQKIEYIHENPVRAGFVGSAHEYWYSSANPESPLKIIY; encoded by the coding sequence ATGTCACGCAATGCCTCAACCGACGAACTTTATTTTGTAACCTTAACCGTAGTAGATTGGATCGACGTGTTTACGAGGCGTGATTATAGCGACTTCATTATCAAAAACCTTGCGTGGTGCCAGCAACACACAAATTTGAATATTTACGCCTACGTCATCATGACGAATCATATTCACATGGTGGCAAACGTTACAGATGGATCGCTTGGCGAAGTATTGGGCCGGTTTAAAAGTCATACGTCAAAAAAGTTATTTGAAATGATCGCCAATAATACGCAGGAAAGCAGGCGGGAATGGATGATCAGAGCTTTTGAGCGGGCCGGGAAATATAACCCCCTGAACGAAAAACATCAGTTTTGGCAGAATGGCAATTATCCGGTTTTTCTTTATTCGCCGGCTGTTATTGAGCAAAAGATTGAATATATTCATGAAAACCCGGTTAGGGCTGGGTTTGTGGGTTCGGCACATGAATATTGGTACAGCAGCGCCAATCCTGAAAGCCCTTTAAAGATAATTTATTAA
- a CDS encoding OmpA family protein, with translation MKLNFTKSVLALSLIGLSATAVAQNTATDSTNRFQKREFRTWSIGLNGGILTAATPFNNVNNGDFKSPQISWGYGAYVKKQILAGFGIQADFMAGTVKGVRANTLPAGSDAQNNSSYVSRINWSGDLSAVFTVANLSLNQKRNFLAPYLTAGAGYMSSAALVRNTPDGNTTNYHNNWFVPIGAGVKLGLSRVINIDLGYSVSFMKSRDFDGVVGPLNDRFAYAHAGIEIALGKKNSSQLQNFSPIAAIREESAAESNELRNRLAISEQQRLHDEAQYAAASAQLARDMADDDMDGVANKYDKCPNTPSNTVVDGAGCPLVVPARIIHEKVIVTEEDRKVVGEAIRNLEFDLGKATIKERSFPTLDRVAGLLVQKNFSLKLAGHTDNSGSMSLNLALSKDRAEAVKAYLVSKGANASTIEATGYGPNQPIATNKTAAGRQQNRRVEFSLF, from the coding sequence ATGAAACTTAATTTTACAAAATCGGTACTTGCCCTGTCTTTAATAGGTTTGTCCGCTACCGCAGTTGCCCAGAATACGGCAACTGATTCTACCAATCGTTTTCAAAAAAGAGAATTTCGCACCTGGTCAATTGGTCTTAACGGAGGCATCCTGACCGCGGCTACCCCTTTTAATAACGTAAATAACGGCGATTTTAAAAGCCCGCAGATCAGCTGGGGTTACGGCGCTTATGTTAAAAAACAAATTTTAGCCGGATTTGGTATCCAGGCCGATTTTATGGCCGGTACCGTTAAGGGCGTCCGGGCCAATACACTGCCCGCAGGATCTGACGCGCAGAACAACAGCAGCTACGTGAGCCGCATCAACTGGTCGGGCGATTTGAGCGCTGTTTTTACAGTTGCCAATTTGAGCCTGAACCAAAAACGCAATTTCCTGGCTCCGTACCTTACAGCAGGTGCGGGTTACATGTCGTCGGCCGCGCTGGTGCGCAATACGCCTGACGGTAATACCACCAATTACCATAACAATTGGTTTGTGCCGATTGGTGCAGGTGTTAAATTAGGACTGTCGCGCGTGATCAATATCGACCTCGGCTACAGTGTTTCTTTTATGAAATCGCGTGATTTTGATGGCGTAGTAGGCCCGCTGAATGACCGTTTCGCCTATGCGCATGCCGGTATCGAAATCGCCTTAGGTAAAAAGAACAGTTCACAATTGCAGAATTTCAGCCCTATTGCCGCTATCCGCGAAGAAAGCGCTGCCGAAAGCAATGAACTGCGTAACCGTTTAGCTATTTCAGAACAGCAGCGCCTGCATGACGAAGCACAATACGCTGCAGCCTCTGCGCAATTAGCCAGAGACATGGCGGATGATGATATGGACGGGGTGGCAAATAAATATGACAAATGCCCGAATACGCCATCAAATACCGTTGTGGACGGCGCAGGTTGCCCGTTAGTTGTTCCTGCACGTATCATACACGAGAAGGTAATTGTAACTGAGGAAGACCGTAAGGTTGTAGGCGAAGCGATCAGGAACCTGGAGTTTGATTTGGGGAAAGCCACGATCAAAGAAAGATCATTTCCTACACTTGACCGCGTAGCTGGCCTGCTGGTGCAAAAAAACTTCAGCCTTAAATTAGCCGGTCATACCGATAATTCAGGTTCAATGTCGCTTAACCTTGCTTTATCAAAAGACCGTGCCGAAGCTGTAAAAGCATACCTGGTATCAAAAGGAGCCAATGCCTCAACTATTGAAGCAACAGGTTATGGCCCTAACCAGCCTATCGCCACTAACAAAACAGCTGCTGGCCGTCAGCAGAACCGCAGGGTTGAATTCTCCTTATTTTAA
- a CDS encoding IS4 family transposase: MFKKSTFIANCASKLQTGITAAFDAGKLSALARQSGFLQRKSKLKPEEFVDTLMFSGFNHNQLSLQECCNDLAQQHGKSLSKVALHKRFNSRSQDFLKSVLAAQIASKLNLDQANCWQSFGRVLIADSSKFSLPEQYMEDYPGFGGCRGGSALMNIQYAFDLKHGDWENLEFTKATQNDQSHSKKTLQHICKGDLLIRDQGYITQQYLSKVVQEHAFFLNRMPPKWKPVEINTNKVIDWAALYLQMERGKDSHFETMVTIGAGKDAFCCRLIAIVIPEQIWTERIRKAQKQAKSYGFALSDDYKERCRFSVFITNVGAEKLKAIDVVQLYRLRWQIELVFKTWKSLLGIHQVKAVKKERLECQLIARFIWILINWKIFQCIDSFIKSNSPGYACSIWKFFKQARQYSYALRKVLAGNMNLSDWCELFVYPIIKNLLVEHKKGKKPAYAIVHDIFNP, translated from the coding sequence ATTTTCAAAAAAAGCACATTTATTGCAAATTGTGCTTCCAAATTACAAACCGGTATCACCGCTGCCTTTGACGCGGGTAAACTTTCTGCATTGGCACGGCAAAGTGGTTTTTTGCAGCGTAAGTCCAAGCTTAAACCAGAGGAATTTGTTGATACACTGATGTTCAGCGGGTTTAATCACAACCAACTCAGTTTACAGGAATGCTGCAATGATCTGGCACAACAGCATGGGAAATCTTTGAGCAAAGTTGCCTTGCATAAGCGGTTCAATTCAAGAAGCCAAGATTTCCTGAAGTCGGTTTTGGCAGCGCAGATAGCTTCAAAATTAAACCTTGACCAGGCAAACTGTTGGCAGTCGTTTGGCCGGGTATTAATCGCTGATTCGAGCAAGTTCTCCCTGCCCGAACAATATATGGAGGATTATCCGGGCTTTGGAGGTTGTCGTGGTGGATCAGCCCTGATGAATATACAGTATGCTTTTGACCTTAAGCACGGCGACTGGGAGAACCTGGAGTTCACAAAAGCTACCCAAAATGACCAGAGCCATTCAAAAAAGACATTACAGCATATCTGCAAGGGCGACCTGCTGATCCGGGATCAAGGCTATATTACGCAGCAGTATCTGTCGAAGGTGGTCCAGGAACATGCTTTTTTTCTCAACAGAATGCCTCCCAAATGGAAGCCGGTAGAGATCAATACTAATAAGGTAATTGATTGGGCAGCGCTCTATCTGCAAATGGAACGTGGTAAGGATAGTCATTTTGAAACTATGGTTACCATTGGAGCTGGTAAGGATGCCTTTTGCTGTCGGCTGATCGCTATTGTCATACCTGAACAGATATGGACTGAACGGATACGCAAGGCACAGAAACAAGCTAAAAGCTACGGTTTTGCCCTTTCCGATGACTACAAGGAACGCTGTCGGTTCAGTGTATTCATTACCAACGTGGGCGCAGAAAAACTCAAGGCTATAGATGTTGTCCAATTATACCGCCTGCGATGGCAGATCGAACTGGTGTTCAAAACATGGAAGTCGCTCCTGGGCATCCATCAGGTTAAGGCCGTTAAAAAGGAAAGGCTCGAATGTCAATTGATTGCCAGATTCATTTGGATATTAATCAACTGGAAGATATTTCAGTGCATCGACAGTTTTATCAAAAGCAATTCCCCAGGCTATGCATGTTCCATCTGGAAGTTCTTTAAACAAGCCAGGCAATACAGCTATGCTCTACGAAAAGTACTGGCAGGCAATATGAATTTAAGCGACTGGTGTGAATTGTTCGTTTACCCCATTATAAAAAACCTGCTTGTCGAACACAAAAAAGGAAAAAAACCTGCTTATGCTATCGTTCATGACATCTTTAATCCTTAG
- a CDS encoding sensor histidine kinase, translating to MSEKLMRTGVAAKNLRNIFILFLLFTFMITAGSLVLKYSIGRKLEGLSARLKEPSPAPEISNILLELNSAENDFQQANLNGNAGKLVAYKGKLSNVFAEINRLLVKYQADSARYFRGSRQLIAGSFSKKLEISQRVFDLKQHFDSLLKATTPAIISGAAGAGRLRWDKPDTTVSIREEATKTGLLRRLKNAISNKSQVKVLTIRERQRRDSARRLLTPAQLLRQLNKQNTYLLLSNEQLITANLNLLTQLHQLLEQLKDVNQASWERSRNDVLQQYQSTTSDMDHFIGVAIALILAFIILLIYFIRKAGAAEQNYLMENERAVALAGQKSEILATMSHEIRNPLTAITGAIYMLNKTVLSPSQEAKVSAINLSSAMLMETVNNILDLSALEHQQGAMLLNVTFTPYQVLREAVESMRFMAEKKGILLTTEFSGDESVTVMGDIFKLKQIMVNLLSNAIKYTDEGGVTVSAVLHTPPEQNAMLEVSISDTGIGIAKEQQAGLFTRYYQAGGSNTKPGTGLGLYLCKQLVALQGGTIRVESETGKGCVIRFTIPYPPPPVDGN from the coding sequence ATGAGTGAAAAATTAATGAGGACCGGCGTAGCAGCAAAGAATTTACGGAATATATTTATCCTGTTCCTGCTGTTTACCTTTATGATCACCGCAGGTTCGTTGGTGTTAAAGTATTCCATTGGCCGCAAGCTGGAAGGGCTGAGCGCCAGGCTTAAAGAGCCGTCGCCGGCGCCTGAGATCAGCAATATCCTGCTGGAGCTTAACAGCGCTGAAAATGATTTCCAGCAGGCTAACCTCAATGGTAATGCCGGTAAACTGGTGGCTTATAAGGGCAAACTCAGCAATGTCTTTGCCGAAATTAACCGGCTTTTGGTAAAATACCAGGCCGATAGCGCGCGCTATTTCCGAGGCAGCAGGCAACTTATCGCGGGGTCCTTTTCAAAAAAGCTGGAGATTTCGCAGCGGGTCTTCGATCTGAAACAGCATTTCGACTCATTGCTAAAGGCAACCACCCCGGCTATCATCAGCGGTGCGGCGGGCGCCGGCCGGCTTCGTTGGGACAAGCCCGATACTACAGTCAGTATCCGCGAGGAAGCAACGAAAACCGGCCTGCTGCGACGGTTGAAAAATGCGATCTCCAATAAAAGCCAGGTCAAAGTATTAACCATCAGGGAAAGGCAACGCCGGGATTCAGCCAGGCGCCTGCTCACACCGGCACAATTGCTCCGGCAACTCAATAAGCAGAACACCTATTTACTGCTTTCCAATGAACAGCTTATAACAGCCAACCTCAACCTGCTGACACAGCTGCACCAGCTTTTAGAGCAGTTGAAAGATGTTAACCAGGCTTCCTGGGAAAGGAGCCGCAACGATGTGCTGCAGCAGTATCAATCAACCACCAGTGATATGGACCATTTTATTGGCGTGGCCATCGCGCTGATCCTGGCGTTTATTATCCTGCTCATCTACTTTATTCGAAAAGCAGGGGCAGCCGAACAGAATTACCTGATGGAAAATGAGCGGGCGGTAGCTTTAGCAGGTCAAAAATCGGAGATACTGGCGACCATGAGTCATGAGATCCGCAACCCGCTGACGGCCATTACCGGTGCCATTTACATGCTGAATAAAACCGTGTTGTCGCCAAGCCAGGAGGCAAAGGTATCAGCCATCAATCTTTCTTCGGCCATGCTTATGGAAACGGTGAATAATATATTGGATCTCAGCGCATTGGAGCATCAGCAGGGCGCCATGCTTTTAAACGTTACTTTTACGCCTTACCAGGTACTGAGGGAGGCTGTGGAAAGTATGCGCTTTATGGCCGAAAAGAAAGGTATTTTACTGACGACAGAATTCAGTGGAGATGAAAGCGTGACGGTTATGGGCGATATTTTTAAACTTAAGCAGATCATGGTCAATTTGCTAAGTAACGCAATCAAGTACACCGATGAGGGGGGCGTAACGGTGTCAGCCGTGCTGCACACCCCGCCCGAACAAAACGCGATGCTGGAGGTCAGCATCAGCGATACCGGGATCGGCATCGCCAAAGAGCAGCAAGCGGGCCTGTTTACACGTTATTACCAGGCGGGCGGCAGTAATACCAAGCCAGGTACCGGCCTGGGTTTATATCTCTGCAAGCAACTTGTTGCTTTACAGGGCGGAACAATACGCGTGGAGAGCGAAACAGGCAAAGGTTGTGTGATTCGTTTTACGATCCCTTATCCGCCGCCGCCGGTTGATGGCAACTAA
- a CDS encoding MmpS family transport accessory protein, whose translation MKKIIFLSLFTLLTIFTFSCKKSNSHTVKYTIQGTAKSAVTYVDGNGNTQNVTGADASWTTSFASTEHGLALKLTVISIDGSNIGGKIFIDGNQTAASNGNSGSVSITATLP comes from the coding sequence ATGAAAAAAATAATTTTCTTGTCTCTCTTTACACTACTTACTATTTTCACTTTTTCGTGTAAAAAGAGTAACTCCCATACGGTAAAATACACCATACAGGGGACAGCTAAATCTGCTGTTACCTATGTAGATGGAAATGGCAATACACAAAACGTGACCGGGGCTGACGCCAGCTGGACAACCAGCTTTGCCTCCACAGAGCATGGACTGGCTCTCAAATTAACTGTCATCAGCATTGACGGCAGTAACATTGGTGGCAAGATATTCATTGACGGCAATCAAACCGCTGCAAGCAACGGAAATTCAGGCAGCGTATCTATTACCGCCACATTGCCTTAG
- a CDS encoding winged helix-turn-helix transcriptional regulator, producing the protein MDLVEPISHQACTGMLTAVGDSLYVIGGKWKLRVIVALRGGNKRFNEIQRTLDGISARVLSSELKELEMNGFVKRIVHTQSPVVVEYQITDYAGTLNEVLQALAEWGTQHRDKIRRER; encoded by the coding sequence ATGGATTTAGTAGAGCCAATAAGTCACCAGGCTTGTACAGGGATGTTAACCGCTGTAGGCGATTCGCTGTATGTCATCGGCGGTAAATGGAAATTGCGGGTAATTGTTGCCCTGCGGGGTGGCAATAAGCGCTTTAACGAGATCCAAAGGACCCTGGACGGGATCTCGGCGCGTGTTTTATCCAGTGAATTAAAGGAGCTGGAGATGAATGGCTTTGTTAAAAGGATTGTTCATACACAATCGCCGGTAGTGGTTGAATACCAGATCACAGATTATGCCGGAACTTTAAATGAAGTTTTGCAGGCCCTGGCTGAATGGGGTACCCAGCACCGCGACAAGATCAGGAGAGAACGGTAG
- a CDS encoding FMN-dependent NADH-azoreductase: MKKILHIISSPRGAASLSIKLGNAIIEKIKAEYPGSTVVERNLVTEHFPQLEEAHIASFFTPAENRTAASIEAARHSDEAIQEIEEADILVIGAPLYNFSIHSSLKAWIDHIVRAGITFKYDENGAHGMIKGKKVYIALSSGGIYSEGPWKPFDYVEPYLKHILSFIGLKDITTFRVEGTNIPGVKETALENGISSIHLN; the protein is encoded by the coding sequence ATGAAAAAAATATTGCATATCATATCAAGCCCGAGGGGTGCAGCTTCCTTAAGTATTAAATTGGGGAACGCTATTATCGAAAAAATTAAAGCCGAATACCCGGGCAGCACGGTGGTTGAAAGAAACCTGGTTACCGAACACTTCCCCCAACTGGAAGAGGCGCATATAGCCTCATTTTTTACACCGGCCGAAAACCGGACAGCGGCCAGTATTGAAGCTGCCCGCCATTCGGACGAAGCCATACAGGAAATTGAGGAGGCGGATATCCTGGTGATTGGCGCACCGCTTTATAATTTCAGCATCCATTCCAGCCTTAAAGCCTGGATCGATCATATTGTAAGGGCAGGTATTACTTTTAAATATGATGAAAACGGCGCTCATGGCATGATAAAAGGCAAGAAGGTGTATATCGCTTTATCTTCGGGCGGCATTTATTCCGAAGGCCCATGGAAGCCCTTTGATTATGTTGAACCTTATTTGAAACACATCTTAAGCTTTATCGGCCTGAAAGATATTACCACTTTCCGCGTGGAAGGTACCAACATACCGGGTGTAAAGGAAACTGCCCTTGAAAACGGGATCAGCAGCATTCACCTCAATTAA